Proteins co-encoded in one Actinomadura luteofluorescens genomic window:
- the nirD gene encoding nitrite reductase small subunit NirD, translating into MTTTPEATIVRERAGRPAARWFDICSYAGLTPERGACAMVDGTQVAIFRTFDGGLYALSNLDPFSGACVLSRGILGTRDEAPTVASPMYKQVFDLRTGVCLDDPRVALPTFPVRRSGDRVEVALTDEHRQ; encoded by the coding sequence ATGACCACGACACCCGAAGCGACGATCGTCAGGGAGAGGGCGGGCCGCCCCGCGGCCCGCTGGTTCGACATCTGCTCCTACGCCGGCCTGACCCCCGAGCGGGGCGCCTGCGCGATGGTGGACGGCACGCAGGTGGCGATCTTCCGGACCTTCGACGGAGGCCTGTACGCGCTGTCGAACCTCGACCCTTTCAGCGGCGCCTGCGTGCTGTCGCGGGGGATCCTCGGCACCAGGGACGAGGCCCCGACGGTCGCGTCCCCCATGTACAAGCAGGTGTTCGACCTGCGGACCGGGGTGTGCCTGGACGATCCCCGGGTGGCGCTTCCGACCTTCCCGGTCCGCCGCTCCGGGGACCGGGTGGAGGTGGCGCTCACCGATGAGCACCGGCAGTGA
- a CDS encoding sirohydrochlorin chelatase — protein sequence MAEAGAGPPALLAVAHGTRDPAGPAVVRALLDRVRAMRPGLRVAEAYGELSEPSLEEAAEGLRGGPVVVVPLLLARGYHALIDVPGRAGSLLPGSVTSRPLGPDALLAGALAARLAEQDRTSPHRRDAVVLGAAGSADPAGAADVRAAARLLARRLGRPVPPGFVAAGGPPLDEVVAGLRRGGARRVAVASYLLAPGRFHDRMRACGADVVAAPLGAHGAAARLVLRRYDEAALPLEIPAPVR from the coding sequence GTGGCTGAGGCCGGCGCCGGGCCGCCCGCGCTGCTCGCGGTGGCCCACGGCACCCGGGACCCGGCGGGGCCCGCGGTGGTGCGGGCGCTGCTGGACCGGGTGCGGGCGATGCGGCCGGGCCTGCGGGTGGCCGAGGCGTACGGCGAGCTGTCCGAGCCGTCGCTGGAGGAGGCGGCGGAGGGGCTGCGCGGCGGCCCGGTCGTCGTGGTCCCGCTGCTGCTGGCGCGCGGGTACCACGCGCTGATCGACGTCCCCGGCCGGGCCGGGAGCCTGCTGCCGGGGTCGGTGACGTCCCGGCCGCTCGGCCCGGACGCGCTGCTGGCCGGGGCGCTGGCCGCCCGGCTGGCCGAGCAGGACCGGACCTCGCCGCACCGCCGGGACGCCGTCGTCCTCGGCGCGGCGGGGTCCGCCGACCCGGCGGGCGCCGCCGACGTGCGCGCGGCCGCCCGGCTGCTGGCGCGGCGGCTCGGGCGTCCCGTCCCGCCCGGTTTCGTCGCGGCGGGAGGTCCGCCGCTGGACGAGGTCGTCGCGGGGTTGCGCAGAGGCGGCGCCCGCCGGGTCGCCGTGGCGTCCTACCTGCTGGCGCCCGGACGGTTCCACGACCGGATGCGGGCCTGCGGCGCCGACGTGGTCGCCGCGCCGCTCGGCGCGCACGGCGCGGCGGCCAGGCTGGTGCTGCGCCGTTACGACGAGGCGGCGCTGCCGCTCGAGATCCCGGCGCCGGTCCGCTGA
- a CDS encoding uroporphyrinogen-III synthase, with protein sequence MSTGSEPLAGFAVGVTAARRHEELATLLERRGARVVLAPAIRLVPLADDAELLEATRACLSGPLDHVVVTTGIGFRAWLEAADGHGMRDALIARLAETDILARGPKARGAIRSAGLQERWSPDSEECAEVIRHLLDREPAGARVAVQLYGERQPELIAALRAAGAEVIEIPVYRWSRSEDSTQLRRLVGQAVAGTIDAITFTSAPAVAATLAVAAEDDLEEALLEAMRTHVVAACVGPVTAQALTDRGVPTVQPERARLGALVRALVADLPRRRSRRLSVRGFSLELRGHAVVLDGQLRPIAPAPMAILRALARRPGHVVSRAELCGVLPGRLAVAPGIRDAWAREARPRDARPQADEHAVEMAVARLRRGLGRPGIVETVVKRGYRLACDPRIADRLPAGAGG encoded by the coding sequence ATGAGCACCGGCAGTGAGCCGCTGGCCGGGTTCGCCGTCGGCGTGACCGCGGCCCGGCGCCACGAGGAGCTCGCGACGCTGCTGGAGCGGCGCGGGGCGAGGGTCGTGCTGGCGCCCGCCATCCGCCTGGTCCCGCTCGCCGACGACGCCGAGCTGCTGGAGGCCACCCGGGCGTGCCTGTCCGGGCCGCTCGACCACGTCGTGGTCACGACCGGGATCGGGTTCCGGGCGTGGCTGGAGGCGGCCGACGGGCACGGCATGCGCGACGCCCTCATCGCCCGCCTGGCCGAGACCGACATCCTGGCGCGCGGCCCGAAGGCGCGCGGCGCGATCCGGTCGGCGGGCCTGCAGGAGCGCTGGTCGCCGGACTCGGAGGAGTGCGCCGAGGTGATCCGGCACCTGCTGGACCGGGAGCCGGCCGGGGCGCGCGTGGCCGTGCAGCTGTACGGGGAGCGCCAGCCGGAGCTGATAGCGGCGCTGCGCGCGGCCGGCGCCGAGGTGATCGAGATCCCGGTGTACCGGTGGTCGCGGTCGGAGGACTCCACGCAGCTGCGCCGCCTCGTGGGGCAGGCGGTCGCGGGCACGATCGACGCGATCACCTTCACCAGCGCGCCGGCGGTCGCCGCGACGCTCGCCGTCGCCGCGGAGGACGACCTGGAGGAGGCCCTGCTGGAGGCCATGCGCACCCATGTCGTGGCGGCGTGCGTCGGCCCGGTGACGGCGCAGGCGCTCACCGACCGCGGCGTCCCGACCGTCCAGCCCGAGCGCGCCCGGCTCGGCGCGCTCGTGCGGGCCCTGGTCGCCGACCTGCCGCGGCGCCGGTCGCGGCGGCTGTCGGTGCGGGGGTTCTCGCTGGAGCTGCGCGGGCACGCCGTCGTCCTGGACGGCCAGTTGCGGCCGATCGCGCCCGCGCCCATGGCGATCCTGCGGGCCCTCGCGCGGCGCCCCGGGCACGTGGTGTCGCGGGCGGAGCTGTGCGGGGTGCTGCCGGGCCGGCTCGCCGTCGCGCCCGGGATCAGGGACGCCTGGGCGCGGGAGGCGCGGCCCCGCGACGCCCGCCCGCAGGCGGACGAGCACGCGGTGGAGATGGCGGTGGCGCGGCTGCGGCGCGGCCTCGGCCGGCCCGGCATCGTCGAGACCGTCGTCAAGCGCGGCTACCGGCTGGCCTGCGACCCGCGGATCGCCGACCGGCTCCCGGCGGGCGCCGGTGGCTGA